ATTTCGCGGCTTCCCTCACATGATCATCGCCGTAAAAAAGCAGGAGAGAGGCAAGGTCTGGATTTTACGGGCCACCATCGACTCGGATATTTTTGATTCTTTGGTGCGCTGGTTGCAACTCGGGGATCTTGGTGACGCCTACCTTGTGAATCGCAACGGCGAATTGCAGACAAAACCAAGGTTCGGAAACAAAAGCCAGGAAATCTACGCGGCCTTTCTCGGCAGTCCATTTTCCGGGGCCAAGGTGGCAGAATTCGAGTCCGAGAGAAAGAAAGTGTTCGTCGGAGGGATCTGGCTGGAGCAGAAAAACTGGCTTCTGGTCATCGAGGAGGACATGCGCGGAGAACTCCAGCCCCTTTTTGAGACCCAGACAGCGACATGGGCCGTGGTTGGTGGGGGCATCATTTTCATCATAGTCGGCACCCTCATGATCACGCGCATGATCGTCGCACAGCAGGAGCGCAGTGAAAGGGAGCAGGCTCAACTCAACGAGGAATTGATCCAGTCCAGCAAGATGGCGGCGCTGGGAAAACTGGCCGCTGGCGTGGCGCATGAAGTCAATAATCCGCTGGCAGTTATCCGGGAAAAAGCTGGCTGGATGAGGGATCTGCTGGAAGAAGAGGATGTGAAGGCAAGTCCGAATTTTCAGGAATTCGGAGACGCCGTGGATAAAATCGAGCATCATGTCGAACGGGCTGGGCAGGTCGTGCATCGCATGCTGGGTTTTGCACGGCGAATGGAGCCTGTCTGCAACGATCTCTACATAAATGATGTGCTCAAACAGACCTCCGCTTTTCTGGACAATGAAATCCGGTTCCGGAACATCCAGCTCGTCTGGAATCTGGCTCAGGATCTGCCGACTATTCAATCCGATGCTGCCCAGATTCAGCAGGTGCTTCTCAACCTCCTCAACAATGCCATCGATGCCATAGGCCGTAACGGTAACATCACGGTATCCACAGGTTACGATGATGAATCGGATATGGTGCGCATCAGCATACGTGATGACGGTCCGGGCATGGACAAGGAGGTCCAGCGGCGCATTTTCGATCCGTTCTTCACGACCAAGAGAGTAGGAGAGGGAACGGGGCTTGGGCTTTCCATCAGCTACTCCATAATAAACAAACTGGGCGGCATCATCCGCTTCGACAGCGAAGTCGGTCATGGTACCGAATTTACAATCCTTTTGCCGGTGAAACATCATGACAGAAAGGAATAATTCACAGATGGCATCTGTGCATGCAGGCCCGTCGGTTCTTGTGGTCGATGACGAGCAGGATTTTGTTGAAACCCTGGTCAAGCGCATGGAACGCAGGGGGTTCAAGGTCGCGGGAGTTGGCAGCGGGCAGGAGGCGTTGCTGTTGCTTGGCAAAGAGCATTACGATGTGGTCATCCTCGATGTGATGATGCCGGGAATCGACGGGATCGAGACCTTGCGGGAGATCAAGCTCGCATGGCCCAAGATCCAGGTCATTCTGCTCTCTGGGCATGGCGGCGAGGAAATGGGGCTGCGCGGAATGGCATACGGGGCCTATTCGTACCTGCTCAAGCCCGTGGCCTTGAAGACAATAGTGGAAACAACATACACGGCGTTCGAAGAGGCTGGGGTTCGCTAGCGGGAAGACATGCGTCAGTACACAAGACAGACCATAAAGCGGAATTTTTTCGCGGCCATGCTGCTGGCTCCTTTCATTCCCGTGCTGCTGGCACTTGGGACGGGCGGGTATCTTTTCTGGAATCATGTCCAGCAGGGAGCGCTCGGCAGATTGACACTCCTCTCAGTAGGCAGCGCTCGAGTCGTCGACCTTTTTCTGGATGATTTCCTGGGTGACTTGACGATGGCCCAGGTCCATCTGTCCGAACATTCCGATTCCATCGGGTTGCGTGATGTTTTTGACAGGCTTTCCGTCAAGCACACGCGGCTTGTCGATGTCGCCCTGATCGACCCGGAGGGGCTGGTGAAGGCTTATGCGGGGCCCAGCGTTTACACAGGCACGCACATCGTCCCCGGACAGTGGCTGAGTGAGGCGCTGCAAAGGGGCAGCAGCGTAAGTGGCGTCATCTCCGGGCAGATGGGCCTGCCTCACTGCATTGTGGCGTTGCGGTTAAACTCCGGAAATGAGCCGCTCATCCTGCGCGCGTCCCTTGATTTGGAAATTTTTGCCCAGATGCTCATGGATGTCCGCGACGAGGGGACCGAACTGTTTCTCGTCAACCGGGAAGGGGAAGTCATTGCCGGAAGCGGCGGACAGATTCTGACCAGAGAGCGCGGACTGGTTGAACATGTCTTCATGGAAAGAGTCGGGACGGCATTCCACGACTCGCGTTCCGATACGGCATATTCAAGCGTTGTCCTGCGCCATGGCGGTTGGATTCTGGCTGCGCGTAAACAGATGGGCGCGATTTTCAGCGCCGCTGACTCTACGGTCCTTTTTATGGGGATGTCTCTGCTTTCCGCAGGCATTGTTGTCTTCCTGTCCTCGCTTTACCTGACCGGCTACGTCGAAAAAATGTTGCGGCAGCGTGACGAGGAGCGTGAGGTGCTGCGAGAACAGCTCTATCGTGCCGGACGGCTGGCTGAACTCGGCGAGATGGCTGCGGGATTTGCACATGAGATCAACAACCCCTTGCAGATCATGAAAAGCGATCAGGCCTACATGGAGATGCTGTTGCAGGATTTTCGGGACAGGGCCGCGTCGGACGTCGCTTTTTTGAATGACGTGAACGAGATGGCTGCGAGCATCAATCAGCTCAAGCTTCAGATCGACCGTTGCGCGCGGATCACCCATTCGATTTTGAGTTTCGGCCGGGCGGGAAACTCCGAGGCGCAGAACATCGATCTTGGCAAGTTCATTCCTGAAGTTCTGACCATGATCCAAAAAAAGATTCAGCTGAGCAATATCGCCCTGCATGTCGACATGCCTGCTTCTCGGCTGCTTGTGCATGTCGATCCTGCCCGTTTGCAGCAGGTTCTTCTGAATCTGCTCAACAACGCCATGTACGCCGTCAGTGAGGTTTCCAATATCAGGCCCGGAGAAATCGTGCTCTCATGTTCGGCCGAGGGTGCCGACCAGGTGCGTGTCGAGATCAGGGATAACGGGAGCGGGATCGGCGTGGATCAGCAGAAGCTTATTTTTACGCCCTTCTACACCACCAAGCCCGCCGGAAGCGGTACCGGCCTTGGGTTGTCCTTGTGCCATGGCATTGTGGAGAGCATGAAGGGTGTTCTGGATTTTACCAGCGTGAAGGGGCAGGGGTCGGCTTTTTTTCTCCTCCTGCCCAGGGTTTCATCTTCCGCGGATTGACGGAAAGAGGTGCATCCGCCCTGCCGGTCTCTTTCATCAAGGCCCGGTCTGTCGTGTATATGCGAGCTTACTAAGAGGTGACTATGGATGATGCATTGCGGGTCCTGCTTGTCGATGACGAGGAAAGCTATCTGGAAACCGCGGCCAAGATATTCAGGCGCAAGGGCGTTGACGTGGAGCTTTGCTCCATTGGCAGGGACGTGGTGGGAATTCTCAGGGAAAAGAAATGTCAGGTGGTCGTGCTTGACCTGAAGATGCCCGGAATGACGGGACAGGAAGTGCTCCGGGAAATCAAGGGCAGCCTCCCGGCCGTGCAGGTGATCATTCTCACCGGTCACGCCACTTCGGATGATGCAGCCGTCTGCCTGACCAGCGGCGCTTTTGATTTTTTGATCAAACCGATTGAAATGAGCCACCTTCTTGACAGGATCAAGACGGCTTACGATATGTGGAAACTTTCTTCGGACAATTGATTTTCAAAAGGAAGAGACAAGGAGAGTCGCCGTGGGCAGACCGCATGTTGT
The Desulfomicrobium macestii genome window above contains:
- a CDS encoding sensor histidine kinase — encoded protein: MSVFGLKDLGTKIAITALGFSLIPLIVLGATMYSMFASAYHTKVRSNLMTLAENKRQGIDLFLREQVSQLRTLAYAHSIEDLSSQEKLEQILSTMQLSSRTFIDLGLINEEGVHVSYSGPYNLSEVNYKNEEWFNQVMVRKIYVSDVFEGFRGFPHMIIAVKKQERGKVWILRATIDSDIFDSLVRWLQLGDLGDAYLVNRNGELQTKPRFGNKSQEIYAAFLGSPFSGAKVAEFESERKKVFVGGIWLEQKNWLLVIEEDMRGELQPLFETQTATWAVVGGGIIFIIVGTLMITRMIVAQQERSEREQAQLNEELIQSSKMAALGKLAAGVAHEVNNPLAVIREKAGWMRDLLEEEDVKASPNFQEFGDAVDKIEHHVERAGQVVHRMLGFARRMEPVCNDLYINDVLKQTSAFLDNEIRFRNIQLVWNLAQDLPTIQSDAAQIQQVLLNLLNNAIDAIGRNGNITVSTGYDDESDMVRISIRDDGPGMDKEVQRRIFDPFFTTKRVGEGTGLGLSISYSIINKLGGIIRFDSEVGHGTEFTILLPVKHHDRKE
- a CDS encoding response regulator, whose product is MASVHAGPSVLVVDDEQDFVETLVKRMERRGFKVAGVGSGQEALLLLGKEHYDVVILDVMMPGIDGIETLREIKLAWPKIQVILLSGHGGEEMGLRGMAYGAYSYLLKPVALKTIVETTYTAFEEAGVR
- a CDS encoding sensor histidine kinase gives rise to the protein MRQYTRQTIKRNFFAAMLLAPFIPVLLALGTGGYLFWNHVQQGALGRLTLLSVGSARVVDLFLDDFLGDLTMAQVHLSEHSDSIGLRDVFDRLSVKHTRLVDVALIDPEGLVKAYAGPSVYTGTHIVPGQWLSEALQRGSSVSGVISGQMGLPHCIVALRLNSGNEPLILRASLDLEIFAQMLMDVRDEGTELFLVNREGEVIAGSGGQILTRERGLVEHVFMERVGTAFHDSRSDTAYSSVVLRHGGWILAARKQMGAIFSAADSTVLFMGMSLLSAGIVVFLSSLYLTGYVEKMLRQRDEEREVLREQLYRAGRLAELGEMAAGFAHEINNPLQIMKSDQAYMEMLLQDFRDRAASDVAFLNDVNEMAASINQLKLQIDRCARITHSILSFGRAGNSEAQNIDLGKFIPEVLTMIQKKIQLSNIALHVDMPASRLLVHVDPARLQQVLLNLLNNAMYAVSEVSNIRPGEIVLSCSAEGADQVRVEIRDNGSGIGVDQQKLIFTPFYTTKPAGSGTGLGLSLCHGIVESMKGVLDFTSVKGQGSAFFLLLPRVSSSAD
- a CDS encoding response regulator yields the protein MDDALRVLLVDDEESYLETAAKIFRRKGVDVELCSIGRDVVGILREKKCQVVVLDLKMPGMTGQEVLREIKGSLPAVQVIILTGHATSDDAAVCLTSGAFDFLIKPIEMSHLLDRIKTAYDMWKLSSDN